A region from the Algoriphagus machipongonensis genome encodes:
- the gcvH gene encoding glycine cleavage system protein GcvH, producing the protein MNIPQELKYTKDHEWVKIEGDIATIGITDFAQSELGDIVYVEVETVGDSLDVEEVFGTVEAVKTVSDLFMPVSGEVTELNEKLADEPELVNSDPYGEGWMVKVKVSGDTSSLMSAEEYAELVGA; encoded by the coding sequence ATGAATATTCCACAAGAATTAAAGTACACAAAAGACCACGAGTGGGTAAAAATTGAAGGTGATATTGCGACCATTGGAATTACTGATTTTGCACAATCAGAATTGGGTGATATCGTATATGTGGAAGTAGAAACAGTCGGTGACTCTTTAGATGTAGAGGAAGTCTTCGGTACTGTAGAAGCTGTAAAAACTGTTTCCGACTTATTTATGCCAGTAAGCGGAGAGGTTACCGAACTAAACGAAAAATTGGCCGACGAACCAGAATTGGTTAATTCTGATCCTTATGGAGAGGGATGGATGGTGAAAGTGAAAGTTTCAGGTGACACTTCTTCTTTAATGTCTGCTGAAGAGTACGCTGAATTAGTGGGAGCTTAA
- a CDS encoding VanZ family protein encodes MLTPGDKFPEVDAFDFQDKLIHFICFFILSYLWCGVGIRENEKGKISKRLLVNYLIFGVLAGIVLESLQQFIPFRTYDIVDMVTNMIGGVAGFFTYFKLSQTKKHLE; translated from the coding sequence ATGTTGACTCCTGGAGACAAATTTCCTGAAGTCGATGCTTTTGATTTTCAGGATAAACTCATCCATTTTATCTGCTTCTTCATCCTAAGCTATTTGTGGTGCGGGGTTGGTATTAGAGAAAATGAAAAGGGGAAAATCAGCAAGAGATTATTAGTTAATTACCTGATTTTTGGAGTGTTAGCAGGGATTGTTTTGGAATCACTGCAACAATTCATCCCCTTTCGTACGTATGATATAGTAGACATGGTTACAAATATGATAGGAGGAGTCGCAGGATTCTTCACATATTTTAAGCTGTCACAGACAAAAAAGCACTTGGAATAA
- a CDS encoding energy transducer TonB has protein sequence MEAKKTPKADLTKKSGMFLNLGLAVAVGATLAAFEWKSYDDGALKDLGQVTDNFEELIDIPITEQPPPPPPPVEQPIIEEIPDEVEIEEKIEVNFDVDVKEETVIKEVVIAEAPVEEKADEIFDVVENQPVPPGGMSGWNQYLSKNLKYPTQARRMGIEGTVIVVFVVNTDGSIQDVDVLRGIGGGCDEEAVRVVSNAPNWEPGKQRGRPVRTRMRLPIRFKLS, from the coding sequence ATGGAAGCAAAAAAGACTCCGAAGGCTGATCTAACCAAAAAATCAGGAATGTTCCTGAATCTTGGTTTAGCAGTGGCTGTAGGCGCTACACTTGCTGCCTTTGAATGGAAGTCATATGACGACGGTGCATTAAAAGACCTTGGTCAGGTGACAGACAATTTCGAAGAGCTGATTGATATTCCAATCACAGAGCAGCCACCGCCACCACCACCACCAGTAGAGCAGCCAATCATCGAGGAAATCCCAGATGAAGTTGAAATCGAAGAAAAAATCGAAGTAAACTTTGATGTGGATGTGAAAGAGGAAACTGTTATTAAAGAAGTAGTAATCGCTGAAGCTCCTGTAGAGGAAAAAGCTGATGAAATTTTTGACGTAGTAGAGAATCAACCAGTTCCTCCAGGTGGTATGTCAGGTTGGAATCAATATTTAAGTAAAAACCTTAAGTACCCTACTCAAGCAAGAAGAATGGGTATTGAAGGTACTGTAATTGTAGTATTCGTTGTAAACACCGATGGATCTATTCAAGACGTTGACGTTTTGAGAGGTATCGGCGGAGGTTGTGATGAGGAAGCAGTTAGGGTAGTTTCGAATGCTCCAAACTGGGAGCCAGGTAAACAAAGAGGTAGACCTGTTCGAACAAGAATGAGACTTCCAATCAGATTTAAACTGAGCTAA
- a CDS encoding energy transducer TonB gives MEYKKTPKSDLRKLSGMIFNLGLMLSVAAVLVAFEWKSYERVFVKDLSSQENTWDLLDIPNTIQEPPAPPPVLELPKIEAVDDDIEVDKLDDLVNFDIEDTPAPAEIIISEPPVDDIPDEIREFVEVQASFKGGMEKWYEYLKKNLNYPTQARRMGIEGTVIVRFVVNTDGSIQDIEAVRTIGGGCDEEAMDVIRNSPKWNPGRMSDRPVRSRMTMPIRFRLN, from the coding sequence ATGGAATACAAAAAGACCCCTAAATCGGATCTGAGAAAATTGTCCGGAATGATTTTTAATCTGGGCTTAATGCTTAGCGTAGCTGCTGTTTTAGTAGCTTTTGAATGGAAATCTTATGAACGTGTATTCGTGAAAGATTTATCCAGTCAGGAAAACACATGGGATTTATTGGATATCCCTAATACAATTCAAGAACCTCCTGCTCCCCCACCAGTTCTCGAGCTCCCAAAAATTGAAGCGGTGGATGATGATATCGAGGTGGATAAATTAGACGATCTGGTTAATTTCGACATTGAGGATACACCAGCTCCTGCAGAAATTATAATATCTGAACCGCCGGTGGACGATATCCCTGACGAGATTAGAGAATTTGTGGAAGTTCAAGCATCATTTAAAGGAGGTATGGAAAAATGGTACGAATACCTCAAGAAAAATCTTAATTACCCCACACAAGCAAGAAGAATGGGGATTGAAGGAACAGTGATCGTCAGGTTTGTCGTAAATACTGATGGAAGTATTCAAGATATTGAAGCTGTGAGAACTATTGGTGGTGGATGTGATGAAGAAGCAATGGATGTCATCAGAAACTCACCAAAATGGAATCCAGGAAGAATGAGCGATAGACCTGTCAGGTCAAGAATGACTATGCCTATTCGATTCAGATTAAACTAA
- a CDS encoding N-acyl-D-amino-acid deacylase family protein, which produces MKNILLSLLLLCLLSCSKKQNSFDLIILNGTVYDGTGNNPSQMDLGITGGKIQQIGDLKDANSEKIIDASGLAVAPGFIDMHTHLEPIMELPSAESLLRQGVTFALGGPDGGGPWPFGSYLDSLDKLSLGINVGYLIGHNTIRRTVLGMEDRSPNAEELSQMENIVQTAMDEGAFGISTGLKYLPGTFSELDEVISLSKVASDNNGIYTSHLREEGLGLIDAVKEAIQISKDASIPVVLTHHKAMGIKMWGASSQTLALVDSARSVGLDIMMDQYPYAASHTGISILIPSWAMEGNKFQERVKEPALKDSIKAGIIFNILNDRGGRDLRRIQFSRVSWDENLEGKTLHDWLEIEGLENTIENGAELVIQAQLNGGTGTIYHAMDEGDVANIMKHPMTMIGSDGRLSQPGNGHPHPRAYGTFPRVLGHYVREEKVITLQTAIHKMTGLSAQRIGLKQRGFIKEGYFADITIFNPETVIDKSTFTDPHQYPEGIEYVLVNGDIEVENGELTGKFSGKVIRKNNQ; this is translated from the coding sequence ATGAAAAACATCCTTTTATCTCTATTGCTTTTATGTCTTCTCTCCTGTAGCAAAAAACAAAACTCTTTTGACTTAATAATTTTAAATGGGACAGTTTACGATGGCACCGGGAATAATCCGAGCCAGATGGATTTAGGGATTACCGGAGGAAAAATCCAGCAAATAGGCGATTTAAAGGATGCGAATTCAGAAAAAATCATTGATGCTTCTGGTTTAGCTGTAGCTCCTGGATTCATCGATATGCACACACATTTGGAGCCTATTATGGAATTGCCCTCTGCAGAAAGTTTATTGAGACAGGGAGTGACATTTGCTTTGGGTGGACCAGATGGAGGCGGTCCCTGGCCATTTGGAAGCTACCTAGACAGTCTTGATAAACTAAGCTTAGGAATCAATGTTGGGTACCTCATTGGGCATAATACCATTAGGAGAACTGTCTTGGGAATGGAAGACCGCTCACCTAACGCAGAAGAACTTAGCCAAATGGAAAACATTGTACAAACTGCAATGGATGAAGGAGCCTTTGGTATTTCCACTGGTTTGAAATATTTACCTGGAACATTCTCAGAACTTGATGAGGTTATTTCACTATCAAAAGTGGCAAGTGATAACAATGGAATTTACACCTCCCACCTTCGAGAAGAAGGATTAGGCCTAATTGATGCTGTCAAAGAGGCCATTCAAATTTCAAAAGATGCTTCTATACCTGTAGTCTTAACACATCACAAAGCAATGGGTATTAAAATGTGGGGTGCAAGTTCACAAACACTAGCATTGGTAGATTCTGCCCGAAGTGTAGGTCTAGACATCATGATGGATCAATACCCTTATGCCGCTAGCCATACGGGAATTAGCATTCTAATCCCCAGTTGGGCGATGGAAGGAAATAAGTTTCAAGAACGAGTGAAAGAACCTGCTTTAAAGGACAGTATCAAGGCAGGCATCATATTTAATATCTTAAATGACCGAGGAGGAAGAGATCTCAGGAGAATTCAATTTTCAAGAGTTAGTTGGGATGAAAACCTAGAAGGCAAAACTTTGCATGATTGGCTGGAAATAGAAGGTTTAGAAAATACGATAGAAAATGGGGCTGAGCTTGTAATTCAAGCTCAGTTAAATGGTGGTACCGGAACAATTTACCATGCCATGGATGAGGGAGATGTGGCAAATATCATGAAGCACCCTATGACCATGATCGGATCAGATGGCAGACTTTCTCAACCTGGAAATGGACATCCACACCCCAGAGCCTATGGGACCTTCCCAAGGGTTTTAGGGCACTATGTTCGCGAAGAGAAGGTTATCACCTTACAAACAGCTATTCATAAGATGACAGGGCTATCAGCTCAAAGAATTGGATTGAAACAAAGAGGATTTATAAAAGAAGGATATTTTGCAGATATCACGATTTTCAATCCAGAGACAGTAATTGATAAATCAACTTTTACTGACCCGCATCAATATCCTGAAGGAATAGAATATGTGTTAGTAAATGGGGACATAGAAGTAGAAAATGGAGAGTTAACAGGAAAATTTTCCGGTAAAGTGATCCGGAAAAACAATCAATAA
- a CDS encoding YicC/YloC family endoribonuclease yields the protein MIKSMTGFGNAGFENEQMMIHVEVKSLNSKFLDLSIRSPKQFSDKEHEIRNVVQGALDRGKVSVNIEFLSKGSKELPVSINEELFATFYQKYSAMAESVGSNSDDVFKLALQSPNVINNVTADDKNEAEEWNQVKKVLLEALKNCDSFRQDEGNSLMEKLVGNVESIANGLEKISQEEGTRKERIKGKIKNHFNEWLDENSFDANRFEQELIYYFEKLDITEEIVRLDTHLKYFSKIMKEDKNQGKKLGFISQEIGREINTIGSKANDAGIQKHVILMKDELEKIKEQSMNVL from the coding sequence ATGATCAAATCGATGACCGGCTTTGGAAATGCCGGATTCGAGAATGAGCAGATGATGATCCATGTGGAAGTCAAGTCGCTCAACTCAAAGTTTTTGGATCTTTCCATACGTAGTCCAAAGCAATTTTCTGATAAGGAACACGAAATTAGAAATGTGGTCCAAGGTGCTCTTGACAGGGGGAAAGTCAGTGTGAATATTGAATTCTTGTCTAAGGGTTCCAAGGAATTGCCAGTTTCCATAAATGAAGAATTGTTTGCCACTTTTTATCAAAAATATTCTGCCATGGCTGAGTCTGTTGGCAGTAATAGTGATGATGTATTTAAGTTGGCACTTCAATCTCCAAATGTGATCAATAATGTAACGGCTGACGATAAGAATGAAGCCGAGGAGTGGAATCAAGTAAAAAAGGTTCTTTTGGAAGCCTTGAAGAATTGTGATTCTTTTAGACAAGATGAGGGAAATTCATTAATGGAAAAACTTGTCGGAAATGTTGAATCCATAGCCAATGGGTTAGAGAAAATTTCACAAGAGGAGGGGACCAGAAAAGAGCGAATCAAAGGCAAAATCAAAAACCATTTTAATGAATGGCTGGATGAAAATTCATTTGATGCGAATCGTTTTGAACAGGAATTGATCTATTACTTCGAGAAGCTAGATATTACAGAAGAGATTGTCCGTTTAGATACCCATTTGAAATACTTCTCTAAAATCATGAAAGAAGATAAGAATCAGGGTAAAAAATTAGGCTTTATCAGCCAGGAAATTGGCAGGGAAATAAATACAATTGGTTCTAAAGCAAATGATGCTGGTATTCAAAAGCATGTCATTCTGATGAAGGATGAGCTGGAGAAAATCAAAGAGCAGTCCATGAATGTTTTATAA